The DNA window GGGATGATCTCTTTTGCTATCGCATTTTTAGTGATTATCGTTTATATCATTTTCTATTATGGTGGTGCAGGGGTGTACGCTGTAATTGCTATGATCATCAACTTATTCTACATTTTCGGAATTATGGATTCCGTTGATGCTACCCTTACACTTCCTGGTATTGCTGGTATTGTTCTTACAATGGCCATGGCCGTGGATACGAACGTAATTATCTATGAAAGGACCAAGGAAGAATTATTTGCCGGCAAAAATATTTTAGAAGCATATAAAGATGGTTTCAAGCACGCTTTAAGCGCTATTGTTGATGGTCACTTAACGACGTTATTAACAGCGGGAGTACTTTTCCTTTTCGGAACAGGACCTATTAAAGGATTTGCTTTAACGCTGGGTATTGGTATACTAATGACTTTCTTTACTTCGGTATTGATTTCAAGAACGATGATCTTTGCTAGATTGAATAAAGGAAAACAACTTTCTGTTTGGACTCCTCCTACGAAGAACTTATTCAGAAATACCTGGATCGACTTTATTGGAAAAAGAAAATATGCTTATATTATCTCTTTAGTATTAACAGTAATCAGTATCGGATCTATTTTTATCCACGGATTTAAATATGGAATTGACTTTACCGGTGGTAGAAACTACGTTGTAAGATTTGATAAGGATGTAAATGCAGAAGATATTGAACAGAATTTAGTAAAAATATTCAAAACTGAAGATGGTAAAAATTCATCTGTTGAAGCTAAAACTTTTGGAAATGCCAATCAATTAAAGATTTCTACGGATTATCTTATTGACGATGAATCTCTGAAAGCTGACCAAACTGTTGAACAGAAGCTATATGAAGGTTTAAAAACAAGTCTGCCAGCTAATATTTCATTGCATGATTTCAAATCTGCAGATAAAGAACATGCGGGAATTATCTCTTCTGAGAAAGTAGGACCTACTGTTGCTGATGATATCAAAACTCACGGTATTCTTGCAGTTGTAGCTGCTTTAGGAGGTATCTTCCTTTATATCTTGGTGAGATTTAGAAAATGGCAATTCTCTCTTGGTGCTGTTGCGGCGTTATTCCATGATGCAGTTATTATTTTAGGAACCTATTCGTTGCTTCACAAATACATGCCTTTCAACATGGAGATCAACCAGGATTTCATTGCTGCGATCTTAACAGTACTTGGATACTCTATCAATGATACCGTTATTATCTTTGACAGAATTAGAGAGTATTTAAGAGAGAAGAAATCTTTAACATTGGCAGGATTATTTGATGATTCAATTTCTAGTACGCTAGGTAGAACATTCAACACTTCATTTACAACAATCCTTGTTATTTTGGCGATCTTTATTTTCGGTGGAGATAACCTTAGAGGATTTATGTTTGCGATGTTAATTGGTATTGGTTTCGGTACATATTCATCCATATTCATTGCTTCGGCTATTGCATATGATTTCCTGAAATCAGGAAAAGAAGAAGAGGTACACGGAAAAACTACTTCGAGCAAAGAAGTACTTGCTTCAAAATAATTATACTACAATAAATAAAAAAGAGCCTTTCAAGCGAAAGGCTCTTTTTTATTTATAAGCTTCGGGTTTCAAGTTCAATGGTAGGAAAATAAATGAAAATAGTGTTTCTGGGAAGAAGAAGTAGTTGATACAATATTCCGAAAAACTTGAAACCCGGAATCCGGAACTGAATAGTAGACAATTCACTATCCATATTAATTATTCATAATTTAGAATCATTAGTTCTCTATATTTCGTTATTTTTGCAGAATTATGGAAAATTCAAGGAAAAAAGCTGCCATGAGCTTTATTTTTATAACACTATTAATTGATATCACTGGATGGGGTATCATTATCCCTGTTGTTCCTAAATTAATTGAAGAACTTATTCATGCAGATATTAGTGAGGCAGCGAAATATGGTGGGTGGCTTGGTTTTGCTTATGCATTCACCCAGTTCATATTTTCACCAGTTGTTGGAAACCTCAGTGATAAATATGGACGAAGACCTATTATTCTGATTTCACTTTTTGGATTTTCAATAGATTACATTTTCCTCGCATTAGCTCCAAGTATATGGTGGCTTTTTTTAGGAAGAATTATTGCCGGAGTTACAGGAGCCAGTATTACCACTGCCAGTGCCTATATTGCTGATATTTCTACAGATAGCGACAGAGCTAAAAACTTTGGATTGATAGGAGCTGCTTTTGGCCTGGGATTCATTATAGGTCCGGTTTTAGGTGGAGTCTTAGGTCATTATGGTGCAAGAGTCCCATTCTATGCTGCGGCTGGTTTATGTTTATTAAACTTTCTTTATGGATATTTTATTTTACCTGAAAGTTTGGATAAAGACAAGCGTCGTGAATTTAGTTGGAAACGTGCTAACCCTGTAGGATCATTTAAATTTTTGGGAAAGCATCCAGAAATTTCAGGATTAATAGTGGCACTTATTTTAATCTATATTGCCGGTCATGCTGTGCAGAGTAACTGGAGTTTTTATACGATGTATAAGTTTAACTGGACAGAAAGAATGGTAGGGTTGTCCCTTGGTGCCGTAGGTCTTTTAGTAGGACTAGTACAAGGTGGTCTGATACGTTGGACAACACCGAGGTTGGGTGAGCAGAAGAGTATTTATTATGGACTGGCTTTATATGCAATTGGGATGTTGCTGTTTGCTTTTGCTACAGAAGGATGGATGATGTTTGCTTTTCTGATTCCTTATTGTTTAGGTGGAATTTGTGGGCCTGCACTTCAATCGGTCATTACAAAAAGTGTTCCTTCCAATGAACAGGGTGAACTTCAGGGAGCATTGACGAGTTTAATGAGCGCAACAGCGATTATTGGACCTCCTATGATGACGAATTTATTCTACTATTTTACACACGATGAAGCGCCATTTAAATTTTCAGGAGCTCCTTTCTTCTTGGCTTTTATCTTAATGGCAGTGAGTGTTGTTATTACATATTATGGATCTCAAAAAAGTAAAGACATAAAAAAATAATACATTTTGAAATATAAAAAAGCGGGGAATCAAATGTGATTCCCCGCTTTCAGTTGAATATAATATAGTTAAAATAATGTATTATGGATAAAGTGATTTAGTACCATTACTTACAATATTGCTTCCCAATCCTGAGAATGATACTGAAAAGTTGCTTGAATTAAAGCTTAAAGAACCTGTCGGAGTACACAGACCAAGTGCATATCTGCATTGTCCGTAAGCACCTGTCCTCTTAATTACTTTACTTTCACTTTTGGCTTTCCCTAAGCTGATATTACCCCAATCGCTCACATCAGTGTTTGAAACCGTAGAACCGTTATAATAAATGGTTATTTTATATCCGGCTTCACCTCTCTTTGATCCCCACAACCATTTTGCAGTCCACCATTCTTTAAACCATTTAGAAACGACCTTGGCCTGAGTATCAGTAGAAGTCTCAACATTACTGCCTCTATCCATCATTACCAATCCACCAAGAACATTATCCCAGATAATTCCATCTTTATTATAAAAACATAACGAGGTAAACTGTTCTCCTTTATGATTCCATGTGATTTCAAGAACATCAGTGTTCATTTTTACTTCTTGTGCAATGACATCGGTAAGCCCTTTTTGAGCTGCAGATAATTCTTCACCAGAATTAAAACTTCCTATTTTTCCCACTTTTACTGAGTTAGGATCAGTGATGTTGCCAAATGCAACATAGGTGTCTTTACTCGAAATTAAATTCTGGGAAATTGCAATGCCTCTTTCAGTAGAAAGTGTCCCCAGAACATTAATACCTGTAATTTGAAGATCATTTTTCAAATATTGCTCAAGATTCTTTTTAGATTCTTCCAATTGTATTTGAACATTGTTGGAAAGTGTTTGGGCAGGGCTCAGTTCCTTTTTTAAATCAGAAATGGATTCCTTTTTTGTCGCATTGTCCTGAAGTACCTCAGTGCTTTCATTTTGACAGCTGGTTAAAGATAATACCATTGCCAGCGCAAAAAGTTTAAAAGTAGTTACTAATTTTTTCATAGTTTAATATTTGTAGTTGTGTGGAATAAATCTAATAAAAAAAACCATATAATTCTTTATATAGAGAATTAATTATTAATTAATTTTAAATGTATTTAATGTTAAACTATTGTTATCCTCAAATAAAATATTATAAAGCCCTGAAATAAATATTCTTAAAATTTGTTTAAAATTTTGGATTCTACATTATATATGTATAATCTTTTGTAATTTTACACCATGGAATTAAGCATTGGAGAAATGGCATTGATTGCAGTTGCAATCGTTGTATTATTCGGACCGGATAAACTTCCTCAAATAGCGCGTGACTTAGGAGCAGGCGTAAGAAAGATGCGTGGGGCGGTGGAAGACATTAAAACTGAGATCATGAAAGAAACAGATAACCCTGTTTCTGAAATCAAGCGTGAGATCGAAAAAGTAAAAGATGCTGCAAAAGATTTCAATCCGATGAAGAATATCGAAAAAGATATTCTTACGGAACCTTCTTCTTCTGAACCTGAAAAGCCAAAGCCTTCTGAAGATGAAACTTATGAAGGACCTGTAAGCAGATAATCGATGGAAGAAATTATTCAAGAGGATAAGAAGGTCTTTTTGTTTCTCAATAATTTGGGCGACTCTTCTTTTGATCAGTTTTGGATGCTGATTTCCAGTACCTGGATATGGGTTCCGCTTTATATTATATTTCTTTATTTTCTATATAAAAACTACAAACTAAAATCTTTAGTTTATATTCTTTTATTTGTACTGATAGGAACTACGGTTTCTGATCAGGTTGCAAGTATATTCAAACACGGAGTAGAGCGATTAAGGCCATGCCATGATCCTAGCTTGGAGCATTACATGAGGATTGTAAAATGTGGTGGACAGTTTGGATTCTATTCTGCCCATGCTTCAAATACTTTCTTTTTGGCAACTTATTTAAGTGTTTTATTAAAAAAGAAACTCAATTGGTTTCCTTATGCTATATTTGTATGGGCTGCAGTAGTTTCTTACAGCCGTATATATTTAGGAGTGCATTTTCCGATAGATATTTTGGTGGGGGCGTTTGTTGGACTTTTATTGGGAGTGATATTTGGTGCACTCGCAAAAAAAGTGATCAATAAACAAACTATAACCACATGAAAAAATTTTTATTCCTTCTAACATTAGCGATAACATCTGCTAATCTTTATTCCCAGGACTCAAAAACAGCTGAAGAATGCTTTAAAAAAGCGGATTATAAATGTGCTGAAGAGCAATATTCTAAACTGGCTGAAAAAGAACAGATTCAGAAATATCGATCTGAGTACTATAACAATTTAGGGACGGCACAAAGAAGACTAGGTAAAACGCCTCAAGCCTTTAAATCCTACGAATCTGCCTTAAGAGCAAATCCACTGTCTGCATCAGTATATGCTAATTTAGCTTCATTAAACAGCCAGAAAGGAACCAAAGAAAAAGCTTTGGACTATATTGACAAAGGATTGCAGATTGATCCTGAAAATGTAGATATGTACCTAACGAGATCTAAAATTTATGATAGCCAAGGAAAAAAAGACTTAGCTATTAAAGATTTAAATCAGATCCTTGCCTTCGCACCAGAGAATATCTTTGCAAGAACAGGTTTAGCCAATCTGAAAAAGAATAATGGTGATCTTGAGGGTGCCTTGAAAGATTATAATCAGCTTATCTCTGAAAAACCTGAGTCGTTACTTTACAATGGGCGTGCAGATCTGTATTTAAAAATGAAAAAATCAAAAGAAGCTTTGGCAGATATTAATAAAGCCATTTCTATTGATCCTAAATTTGCTCAGTCATACGTAACAAAAGCTTTAATCCTATTCGATACTCAAAAACCTAAGGAAGCATGCACTAATCTGGAGAAAGCTGTAGCTGTGGGTTATGAAAAGGCTCTTCTAGCTCCACATTTTGCTAAATGTGTTATAAAACAGAATTAATCATTGTGATAAGGTTTTCCCTGTAAGATCTGATCAGCACGATACAGCTGTTCCACAATAAATAAACGGATCATCTGATGGGTAAATGTCATTTTAGATAATGACATTTTTTCATTGGCTCTATTATATATTTCTTCTGAAAAACCATAGGCACCCCCAATCAGAATATTAATTTTCTTGACTGATGAATTCATCCATACATCTATTTTTTGAGCAAACTCTCTACTTGTAAATTGTTTTCCTTTCTCATCTAAAATTACGACCAGATCATTTTTATCGATTTGATTCATAAAAAGTTTGGCTTCTTCTTTTTTTAAAAGATCCGAAGAAAGGTTTTTTGCATTTTTAATATCAGGGATTTCTACTATTTCAAAATTCCAATGCTTAGGAAGGCGGGTGAGATAATAGCAGATCAAAGAAGTAATTTCTTTATCATCTGTTTTTCCAATACAGAGTAAGTTGATTCGCATGGGATGTAATCAATTTTAATGAGGGCAAAGATATTCATAATTTAAGGAATTATTTCTTATTTTTTTAATGCTTTTTGTTCATTATGATCCAAAAGCAACGTACCTAAATGTATTCTAAGTTTAAAAAAAACTGTATTTTTACGTAACCAACAGCACGTGATGACATTGAGATTAATCTCCTGTATATTTTTATATTTCCCCTTAACTTCTTTTAGCCAGGAGGTTACAGGTGATGATGAAAAAAAAATTGATGAGGATAAAAATAAAATTTCAATAGTCGCAGGGGTAAGTTATGTTAATAATTCTTTTGGGGTTCGTTTTCAAAAGGAAACCTTCAGGCTGAAGCCTAACGATTCTTTTTATACCGAATTTTTTGTAAGATACAGATGGCTGGATACGAGTATTTCTTTTACACCTAAATTAATTAAAATAAATAATGACGATGATATTAAGGGGAAGACCAAATATTTTAGTGTTGGTTTTGCCTTTTTCCTGACCCCAAAGCTTAGACAAATGGTAGGATATAACCAGATCAAAGGATTATATTTTGAGGATACAAAAAGATATATGACCATGCTAATGGAGGGGCTGAATTTAAATATAAGTGACGCATATTTTCAATTTCCCGATGCAAAATACCGCTCTTTTAAAGGAGAAACAAGTTACCTATGGCTTGGAAATAAGGAAAACTACAGAAGTTATACAAATATGACGTATCAGCCTTTGAAAAATGATTTTGTTATTATTACAGGCTTGTTTTATCAGTATAATATATTGAGTGATTCGGATAGAGCGATATATCTGGGGGAAGTTTTAGATGGTGGAGAGGGAAGTTCTGCTACTAAAGACCTTAGGTTAGCATTAAGGACGGGAGCAGGTATCCAAAGGGTAATTAATAATAACTGGTACGCTGTGGTTGAATTTTATCCTCAACTTTATTATTCAAAATTACTCGATGAAGCTTTTCATGAATTCAATATAGGAGTCAATTCTAATGTCAGAGTTGGCTATGATAATGGAAAATGGTTTATAGGAGCAGGTACCCAGTTAAACTGGGTAAATAGTTCAAATGAGAATTTCTATTCTTCTACCCAGTGGCAGTTTAGGGCTGGAATAGGATTAAGGTTTAATTCTCCAAAATTTGTCAATAGAAATTTTGATAAAATAGATAATATTCTAAAATAATTATGGGTATAAAAGTTCCTAATTTTATCTTGAAAATTCAAGAATTCTTAGACGATATACATATTCCTGTACTGGGAATATCACTTTGGCAGATGTTTCAAATTTATATTTCAGGTATATTTAAAGATAAAATAGGAAGAAAGGCCGCAGCTATTTCATGGAGCTTTACAATAAGTCTGTTCCCGTTTCTCCTCTTTTTGTTATCTGTTTTACCTTATATGCCTCATTATGATAAACTGCATTTTTATATTTTTGAAGTTTTAATCCACAATGTTTTTCCATCAAATATGGAAACGGATGTGCGGGGATATATTGAAAAAAGTATTATTCCCAATATGAGGGGGATCAGTAATTTAACGATCGTTCTGGCATTGGTTTTTGCAACAAATGGAACTTTCTCGCTGATCAATGGATTTAATGAAAATTCAGATGAAAAACTCACTGATGTAAAAGAATTTATACTTTCTTTTTTTATTACAATTGGTTTTATAACCATCGTATTCTTAGCTCTTTTTGGAGTCTATTATGTAGAAGTCGTGCTTAAATTATTTACACCTACACATAACGTTTCATGGTTAGTGAAAAACCTATCCAAAATTATAGGATTTGTATCTTTTCCTCTTTTTTACTTTATTTTACTTGCTATGTTTTACTGGTTGGGAACTGTGAAAATCGCCAGATTCAGACAAGCGGTTCCAGGGGCTATTTTAACGACAGTTCTTTTTGTTCTTACTACCTATATTTTTGCTATTTATGTAAAAGATATTGCGAGATACAACGTTTTGTACGGCTCTATTGGAAGTATGATCCTTTTAATGGTTTGGGTAAATGTAAATGTCTATCTTCTTTTATTTGGCAATGAGCTTAATATGGCTATCAGAAAGCTTAGAATAGAAAAATTACTGTCAGATGAACTTCACAAAGATATGCTAACAGGCTATCCTACAAAGGATGAGAATAATAAAAAAGATTTTGATTAAATTCATAAGCATCTCATAATATTTAACGTTAATTATTCAAAAACTGTTGAATAATTTTTTTTGTTAATAGAATTGTATTAATTTAGTTATCAATAGGGAATCTGATATTCTCATATAAACTAAATCTATTTATTATGAAAAACATTAAAAAATTAACGAGAGATGAGCTGAAAATCGTAAAAGGAGGAATAGCTTGCAGAACAGACGATGGTGGTTGTCCAGGAACCAATACGTATTGTTGTAACGGACTTTGTAGACTGATAACTTATGTTTGTCCATAAAAACAAAAAGAGAGCCCAATAGCTCTCTTTTATATTTCAATATTATTCTTCATTATCTTCGTTAATGAATCTGTTTCTTTTAGAACTCATACTTAGTATGGTAACTCCTAAAACGGCAGATAAGAATGATGCGATTAGAATAGCAAATTTTGCCTCATCCTGAATCTCAATTTCATTTTTGAATGAAAGCAGAGCTATGAAAATAGACATCGTGAAACCAATTCCTGCCAGTAAGCCAACCCCCAGCATATGTGCCCATGAACTGTTATGTGGGAGTGAACTTAATTTAAGTTTGATAGCAATAAATGAGAATAAATTAATACCAATTAATTTTCCTATAACCAAACCACCTATAATTCCCAGTCCTAATGTACTTACCAGACCTTCAACCATTCCATTGTGAAATGTAATATTGGTATTGGTTAAAGCAAATATAGGCATGATAATAAAACTTACAGGGAGATGTAATGTATGCTCTAGTTTTTCTAAAGGAGATATTTTAACATTGGACGCATTCGTAGGAATTGATAATGCTAATAATACCCCGGCAATGGTAGCATGGATTCCGGAATGATGTAAAAAATACCATAAAAATAAACCGGGAACGATGTAGAAAACAAGTTTTGTAACCTTTAAAAAGTTTAAAAGAAAAAGCAGAGCGACAATTCCGAAGGATAAAATTAAATATATCCAATGGATCTGGTCTGTATAAAAAATGGCAATCACCAAAATAGCGCCCAGGTCATCAACAATAGCAAGGGCAGCAAGAAAGATCTTGATAGAGTTAGGGATCTTACTCCCCAGCATAGAAATAAGTGCTAAGGAAAATGCAATATCCGTTGCCATTGGAATTCCCCATCCGTTGCTGTATTCTGTACCTGAATTGAAAAGAGTATAAATTGTTGCCGGAACCAGCATTCCGCCTATAGCTGCAAAAATAGGGAGCGATGCATTTTTGAAAGATGAAAGCTCTCCCTCTACCAATTCTCTTTTTATTTCCAGACCGACCAAAAGAAAGAAAATAGCCATAAGGCCATCATTGATCCATATGTGGATTGGATATTTTAAATGAAAAAGATCGATGCCTGTCTCCTTATCCAATAAGTTTTGAAAACTGCCTGCTAATGTTGAATTGGCAATCAGTAAAGACACGACAACACAAAAAATAAGGATTATTCCTGACGATTGACTGTTATTGAAAAATTTTTTAAAATAAATTGATAAATTCATGTTTAAGATTGTAATCGTCTCACTCTCGAAACTCCGTTAATATTTTTAAGCTTTTTAAAGGTTTCCTCAAGTTGTCCCTTATTCTTTACTTCCAGGGTAATATTTCCCATAAAAACTCCATTATTGGATTCGATAGACATACTTTTCATATCCATTCCCATTGTTCCGCTGATGACAGCAGTAATATCATTGATCATTCCCATTCTGTCTAGACCTTCAATATCAATTTTCACTCTGTTTTTAAAGCTTTCTGCATTTACCCATTTGGCTGGAATAACCCGGTAATCATATTGGGCTCTAAGGTTAATCGCATTGGGGCAATTATCACTGTGTACTTTTATCCCATCTGAGATCGTAATGAATCCGAAAATTTTATCACCAGGAATTACAGTACAGCATTTTGCATATGTATAGTTTAGTTTTTCTTCATCTTTACCAAAGACGATCATATCAAGGTTTTGTTCCTTCGGCTCTTCGTAATGAACATTTTTCGGCGGCGATTTTCTAAATCTTGACAGCAAGTTATTGAAAACGTTTTTGCTCTCTATATATTTTCTTAAACTGCTAACATCTAATTCATTACTCTGGAATTTTAAAAATAACTCCTGAGATGTTTTTAAATTAAAAAACTTTTGAAGTTTGTTGATCTCCTCATCATTAAAATTGATCTTGGCATGACGAAGTTTTCTTTGTAAAATTTCTTTTCCTTCTTCTACCAATTGGTTCTTTTGCGAATTAAGATAACTTTTGATCTTAGATTTCGCTTTTGATGTTACTACAAATTCCAGCCAGTCGGATTTTGGTTTTTGATTTTGAGAAGATAAAATATCAACCTGATCACCATTTTGAAGAACATAAGAAATAGGAACCAGCTTACCATTGATTTTTGCCCCTAAACATTTCATTCCTAAATCGGAGTGTACAGAAAAGGCAAAATCCAGTGCTGTTGCATTTGTTGGTAGAATTTTAATTTCACCTTTTGGGGTAAATACAAAAACCTCTTTCGAATATAAATTAAGTTTAATATTATCTAAAAGTTCAGAAGTGGAGAGATTCTGTTGTTGTTCCAGTACATCCCGGATCTCTGTTACCCATCTTTCAAAATTTCTGTCATCTGTACTTTGTTTATAGCCTTCCTTATATTTGTAGTGGGCAGCCACACCTTTTTCTGCAATCTCATCCATTCTTTCAGAACGGATTTGTACCTCGATCCACTTTTTGTCCGGACCAAGGACCGTAAGGTGTAAACTTTCATACCCTGTAGAACGGGGCTGAGTAATCCAGTCACGCATTCTCGATGGATTACTGTGGTATACATCCGTTACAATAGAGTAGATCTTCCAGGCTAGAAATTTCTCATTTTTAGCATCAGATCTATAAATAATTCTGATGGCATAATTATCAAAGACCTCTTCGAAAGAAACACCTTGTTTAAGCATTTTTCGGTAAATAGAAGAGACTGCTTTTGCCCGACCCTTTATACTGAAATTCAATCCTTCCTCCTGTAATCTTTCCGAAACTTCTTTTTTGAATTCCTCAATGTATTTTTCACGATTTTCTTTAGCTAATTCTAATTTTTCCGTGATCTCATTGAAAACTTCTGGATTGTTGTACTTCAAAGAAAGATCCTCAAGCTCCGATTTGATGTTATATAACCCGAGACGATGTGCCAGTGGTGCATAAATATAAACGGTTTCTGAAGCAATTTTCTTTTGTTTATCAGGAGCCATACTCTCCAGGGTACGCATATTGTGAAGACGGTCTGCAATTTTGATCAGAATAACCCTGAAATCCTCAGATAACGTTAGTAAAAGCTTTCTGTAGTTTTCAGACTGCACAGAAATATTCTGATGATTCATAATGGATATCTTGGTTAATCCATTAACGATATTGGCTATTTTTTCGCCAAAAATCTTCTTTATATCTTCAAAAGTATAATCAGAATCCTCAATAACATCGTGTAGTAATGCACATGCAATAGAAGTGGCTCCCAAACCGATCTCTGTTGCTACAATTTTAGCCACAGCAATAGGATGGTAAATGTACGGTTCACCAGATTTTCTTCTTTGATCTTTATGTGCATCTAGTGCAATATCAAATGCCTTTCGGATGAGCTTGTTGTTTTCCTCATCAAGAGTCCTGTAGGTATTAGAAATCAGATCTTTATATCTTGCGAGTATCTCTTTATTCTCCTGTTCTAAGTCGTAACTCATTTGTGTAAATGCCTATATTTAAACGAAAATACGAAAATTTTCCCAGTTTTCAAATTACAAAAAATCCGCAGAAAGCTCTACGGATTTTCGGTTATTAGAATTTAGTTTTATTAGAATTTTACCTCGGAGTCAATGCCATGGCTTGAACCTTTGATCTTGACATCAGGGCTATTGTGGATTTCGGCTTTATTTCGAGCGTCAATGTATTTTTTTAAGTTATGGTAATCAGCCTGTTCGATACCCATATTTTCAAATAAATATGTTTTCAGAACAGAGTTTTGACTGAATATATTCCGTGCATTGTCGGTCTGATCAAGATCATTTACGGCGACACTTGCTAAATATTGAGAGCCGTGAGGATGGTCTTCGAGATATACAATGTAATCTGAGTTTCCAAAACCAGAGCTTTCCAGGTCTGTTTCAAGTTTTTTATAATCACTGTGAGATTGAAATAATCCGGCTAATATTTTTGTCATGATCGTGTGTTTTAAATTTCTACTTAAAGGTAATAATTAAATTTCAATTTTTTTGAATAAAATGTAATAAAATTAACTATATAGTAGTTTATCTATAATTTTATGTTAAAATGTTTGATGATCTCTATCAATCGAATGTTTGAATTTTTTGAGACATTAGCACTTGATCAGTTGCTGTATTAATTGTTTTCAGGACTATTGTGTACTTGTCTTAAAAAGCTCAAATTAGCGGTAAAAATAAATAACTATGAAGAGAATTTTACTTGCTTTTTCTTTGTTGTCTTCGTTCTTAGATGCGCAGCAATATAATTGGACCGCTTTTTCTAATCCACCGCCTGCTAGTGGGGTTGGAAGATATGATGACGTCTTTTTTCTTGATGAAAATGTAGGTTGGGCTGCACGTGGAGGAAGTGCTGCTGTTTTTAAAACGATCAATGCCGGTAGCACCTGGACTCAACAGGTTGTAAGTTCCACTCCAAATGAGTATTATCGAAATATTGAGTTTTTAAATGAAAATATTGGCTTTTTAGGAACTTTGAACAATAATTTCTATAAAACTACAGATGGAGGAAGTTCGTGGCAAAGAGTCAATAATATATCACCCTATCCTCAGGGGATCTGTGGTTTGGATTGTGTAGGAACTTCTACTGTTTATGGATGTGGAGCTTGGTTTTATCCAGCTTATATTATAAAATCAACGGATAGTGGGAATACGTGGCAATATATTGACATGTCTGCATATGCTACGGCCTTAGTAGAAATTACTTTTATCGATGAAAATATTGGTTTTGCAGCTGGAAGTGATGATGATGG is part of the Chryseobacterium paludis genome and encodes:
- a CDS encoding TCR/Tet family MFS transporter, coding for MENSRKKAAMSFIFITLLIDITGWGIIIPVVPKLIEELIHADISEAAKYGGWLGFAYAFTQFIFSPVVGNLSDKYGRRPIILISLFGFSIDYIFLALAPSIWWLFLGRIIAGVTGASITTASAYIADISTDSDRAKNFGLIGAAFGLGFIIGPVLGGVLGHYGARVPFYAAAGLCLLNFLYGYFILPESLDKDKRREFSWKRANPVGSFKFLGKHPEISGLIVALILIYIAGHAVQSNWSFYTMYKFNWTERMVGLSLGAVGLLVGLVQGGLIRWTTPRLGEQKSIYYGLALYAIGMLLFAFATEGWMMFAFLIPYCLGGICGPALQSVITKSVPSNEQGELQGALTSLMSATAIIGPPMMTNLFYYFTHDEAPFKFSGAPFFLAFILMAVSVVITYYGSQKSKDIKK
- a CDS encoding Sec-independent protein translocase subunit TatA/TatB produces the protein MELSIGEMALIAVAIVVLFGPDKLPQIARDLGAGVRKMRGAVEDIKTEIMKETDNPVSEIKREIEKVKDAAKDFNPMKNIEKDILTEPSSSEPEKPKPSEDETYEGPVSR
- a CDS encoding 23S rRNA (pseudouridine(1915)-N(3))-methyltransferase RlmH, with protein sequence MRINLLCIGKTDDKEITSLICYYLTRLPKHWNFEIVEIPDIKNAKNLSSDLLKKEEAKLFMNQIDKNDLVVILDEKGKQFTSREFAQKIDVWMNSSVKKINILIGGAYGFSEEIYNRANEKMSLSKMTFTHQMIRLFIVEQLYRADQILQGKPYHND
- a CDS encoding tetratricopeptide repeat protein, with translation MKKFLFLLTLAITSANLYSQDSKTAEECFKKADYKCAEEQYSKLAEKEQIQKYRSEYYNNLGTAQRRLGKTPQAFKSYESALRANPLSASVYANLASLNSQKGTKEKALDYIDKGLQIDPENVDMYLTRSKIYDSQGKKDLAIKDLNQILAFAPENIFARTGLANLKKNNGDLEGALKDYNQLISEKPESLLYNGRADLYLKMKKSKEALADINKAISIDPKFAQSYVTKALILFDTQKPKEACTNLEKAVAVGYEKALLAPHFAKCVIKQN
- the secD gene encoding protein translocase subunit SecD, whose protein sequence is MQGKGLITIVAIVLGLICLNELIPTWYASKIESQIEAANGNEKEIKRLKEDTLNLGYTKLYYSKAKDKEMKLGLDLKGGINVLLEINQRDLVNDLTNYSSNPVLIEALNKTDEVQKNSTKAYVDNFFDQFEALNKAKGTNLKLADPELFGNTNLTEIKYNTTDEQVKSIIKRRIDASVGTAFEVIRTRIDKMGAVQPNVQRVPGTARISVEMPGMKDIDKVKKMLQTSAKLQFWEVQQVPEIGPYFQTLTTMIPIKGDSMGVAKNVNFMNLLHLDKLRTNGVASIKLSDTAVVNNILNSKVGQSLRPSNIKYTQFMWGYKPEATDPESLVLYAIRGNINQKAPVDGAVETASISYDELGRVVVDMQMDSKGAKEWKTLTEKNVNKPVAVTLDNRVYTAPNVVNAIPNGRTQISGNFSQDEAKELVDVLGAGKLPAGAKVVQATQVGPSLGQESIDAGMISFAIAFLVIIVYIIFYYGGAGVYAVIAMIINLFYIFGIMDSVDATLTLPGIAGIVLTMAMAVDTNVIIYERTKEELFAGKNILEAYKDGFKHALSAIVDGHLTTLLTAGVLFLFGTGPIKGFALTLGIGILMTFFTSVLISRTMIFARLNKGKQLSVWTPPTKNLFRNTWIDFIGKRKYAYIISLVLTVISIGSIFIHGFKYGIDFTGGRNYVVRFDKDVNAEDIEQNLVKIFKTEDGKNSSVEAKTFGNANQLKISTDYLIDDESLKADQTVEQKLYEGLKTSLPANISLHDFKSADKEHAGIISSEKVGPTVADDIKTHGILAVVAALGGIFLYILVRFRKWQFSLGAVAALFHDAVIILGTYSLLHKYMPFNMEINQDFIAAILTVLGYSINDTVIIFDRIREYLREKKSLTLAGLFDDSISSTLGRTFNTSFTTILVILAIFIFGGDNLRGFMFAMLIGIGFGTYSSIFIASAIAYDFLKSGKEEEVHGKTTSSKEVLASK
- a CDS encoding phosphatase PAP2 family protein; the protein is MEEIIQEDKKVFLFLNNLGDSSFDQFWMLISSTWIWVPLYIIFLYFLYKNYKLKSLVYILLFVLIGTTVSDQVASIFKHGVERLRPCHDPSLEHYMRIVKCGGQFGFYSAHASNTFFLATYLSVLLKKKLNWFPYAIFVWAAVVSYSRIYLGVHFPIDILVGAFVGLLLGVIFGALAKKVINKQTITT